A window of Lujinxingia sediminis contains these coding sequences:
- a CDS encoding ABC transporter substrate-binding protein: MTRWHLPRSPERIVCLTEETTELLYLLGEQERIVGISAYTERPARAKSEKPVVSAFIGGSVKKIAALKPDLIIGFSDIQAELAHDLIKANLPVAVFNQRSLQEILEVMVMVGTLVDRRAEVLELTRGYIARLEAARERSAAAKRRVRVYFEEWDEPRITAISWVSELIELAGGQNIFAEASTGKLAKERFVDDDAIINANPELILASWCGKPVDKESIRRRPGYEKVEAIAHKRIIELDPAIILQPGPACLSAGLDALEAAIRPLAEN, encoded by the coding sequence ATGACGCGATGGCATCTGCCCCGAAGCCCCGAACGCATCGTCTGTTTGACCGAAGAGACCACCGAGCTTCTCTATCTGCTCGGCGAGCAAGAGCGCATTGTAGGGATCAGCGCGTACACCGAGAGGCCGGCACGGGCCAAAAGCGAGAAGCCGGTGGTTTCGGCCTTTATCGGCGGAAGCGTCAAAAAGATCGCCGCGCTCAAGCCCGACCTGATCATCGGCTTTTCGGATATTCAGGCCGAGCTGGCCCACGATCTGATCAAGGCCAACCTTCCGGTAGCGGTCTTTAATCAGCGCAGCCTCCAGGAGATTTTAGAGGTGATGGTGATGGTGGGTACGCTTGTGGATCGGCGCGCTGAGGTGTTGGAGCTGACTCGGGGGTATATCGCGCGGCTGGAAGCCGCGCGGGAAAGAAGCGCCGCCGCGAAGCGGCGGGTTCGGGTTTACTTTGAAGAGTGGGACGAGCCTCGCATCACCGCTATTTCGTGGGTCAGCGAGCTTATCGAGCTGGCTGGCGGTCAGAATATCTTTGCCGAGGCCTCCACCGGCAAACTCGCAAAAGAGCGCTTTGTCGATGACGACGCCATCATCAACGCCAACCCGGAGCTGATTCTGGCAAGCTGGTGCGGCAAGCCCGTCGACAAAGAAAGCATCCGCCGGCGTCCGGGCTACGAAAAGGTGGAGGCCATCGCGCACAAGCGCATCATTGAGCTCGACCCGGCGATCATCCTGCAGCCTGGCCCGGCCTGCTTAAGCGCGGGCCTCGACGCCCTGGAAGCAGCCATTCGGCCACTGGCTGAGAACTAA
- a CDS encoding HmuY family protein — translation MNHLSKNLFLRLVVALFIAGTASACANDLRDDVDTETPDTGTDPDTDGEEYDWHQITIDSQDAENFQFLNLLDAELVEGTDFDQENWHLALQRFQILVNGGVSGPGSVSVQILEGEDFETLTRAPDGEYITDVQGEPDERGQNPGLVFQQEGAWYEYDQTTHTLSARDRVYVLRLNAEDYVKVQLLDYYDEAGTSGFVTLRFDSIAAPTGEVTLPDVEAPEDPEDPEDPEDPIEGVFTIDASSSEAWTYVSLVDKDAVSVSDATTELVWDIAIKRTSFQTNSGVSGAGLAGALPLNADADFETLTTTNTLGFVVDTMEVPAGPPGAEPVAQNAALSSWFDYDMSTHTLSPAEGVFVVRLADGTYGKLQILSYEGGIYQLRFEAMEALVEAITLEVDASNAESWANISLTRGQVVEDGERWDIGLKNYQARAFGGTTAPEGSVGALAVEEAFEAVLEAPAEGYQLDETLTVQPSGAEYSGNPVLADWYDYDFATHTVSPAEKTFVVALQDGGYAKVRVVSFADGVYELRLAYTGPNAKDF, via the coding sequence ATGAACCACCTCTCAAAAAACCTCTTCTTGCGCCTCGTTGTGGCGCTCTTCATCGCCGGCACGGCCAGCGCCTGCGCCAACGATCTTCGTGACGACGTGGACACCGAGACACCCGACACCGGCACCGACCCGGATACCGACGGTGAGGAGTACGACTGGCACCAGATCACGATCGACTCGCAGGATGCCGAGAATTTTCAGTTCCTGAACCTCCTCGACGCCGAGCTCGTCGAGGGCACCGACTTCGACCAGGAGAACTGGCACCTGGCGCTGCAGCGCTTCCAGATCCTGGTCAACGGCGGGGTCAGCGGTCCGGGCTCGGTCAGCGTGCAGATTCTGGAGGGCGAGGACTTTGAGACGCTCACCCGGGCTCCCGATGGCGAGTACATCACTGATGTGCAGGGCGAGCCGGATGAGCGGGGACAGAACCCGGGACTGGTCTTCCAGCAGGAGGGCGCCTGGTATGAGTACGACCAGACCACCCACACGCTCAGCGCCCGTGATCGCGTGTACGTGCTGCGCCTGAACGCCGAAGACTACGTGAAGGTGCAACTCCTGGACTACTACGATGAGGCCGGTACCTCCGGCTTTGTCACGCTGCGCTTCGACAGCATCGCCGCGCCCACTGGCGAGGTCACGCTGCCTGACGTCGAAGCCCCCGAAGATCCGGAAGATCCGGAAGATCCCGAAGATCCGATCGAAGGTGTCTTCACCATCGACGCCTCGTCGAGCGAGGCCTGGACCTACGTCTCGCTCGTCGACAAAGACGCTGTCAGCGTCAGCGACGCAACCACCGAGCTGGTCTGGGATATTGCTATCAAACGCACCAGCTTCCAGACCAACAGCGGCGTCAGCGGCGCGGGCCTGGCCGGCGCGCTTCCCCTCAACGCCGACGCCGACTTTGAGACGCTGACCACCACCAATACCCTCGGCTTTGTGGTGGACACGATGGAGGTCCCCGCCGGCCCTCCCGGTGCCGAGCCCGTGGCCCAGAACGCCGCGCTCTCCAGCTGGTTTGACTACGATATGAGCACCCACACGCTGAGCCCGGCCGAAGGCGTGTTTGTGGTGCGCCTGGCCGACGGCACCTACGGCAAACTTCAGATCCTCAGCTACGAGGGCGGCATCTACCAGCTGCGCTTTGAGGCCATGGAGGCCCTGGTCGAAGCGATCACCCTGGAGGTCGACGCTTCCAACGCCGAGAGCTGGGCCAACATCTCGCTGACCCGGGGTCAGGTGGTGGAAGATGGCGAGCGCTGGGATATCGGCCTTAAGAACTACCAGGCCCGCGCCTTCGGCGGCACCACCGCCCCGGAAGGTTCGGTGGGCGCGCTGGCCGTGGAAGAAGCCTTTGAGGCCGTACTCGAAGCGCCGGCCGAGGGTTATCAGCTCGACGAAACCCTGACCGTCCAGCCCTCCGGCGCTGAGTATTCTGGCAACCCCGTGCTGGCCGACTGGTACGACTACGACTTCGCCACCCACACGGTGAGCCCGGCCGAAAAGACCTTTGTAGTGGCGCTTCAAGATGGCGGCTACGCCAAAGTCCGCGTCGTCTCGTTTGCCGATGGCGTCTACGAACTTCGCCTGGCCTACACCGGCCCCAACGCCAAGGATTTCTGA
- a CDS encoding TonB-dependent receptor plug domain-containing protein: protein MTPIATFRRTLSTPRFLLRALTFSLALSPGYALAQSAPLPADTPEAGAEATEEERDDERIEAGDAPPSNADAGLTAPPSDAAAPERQTRRARGQVVVTGSRRARRVEDSPVPVTVIDREAIEASGARNVSEILAAQAGVELVPSVGGTGVRLQGMDSDYVLILIDGQRVAGRVNGVVDLDRYNARNIEQVEVLRGPGSALYGADAMAGVIHIITRKSEEPYEAEATLGYGQRNQIEAGGRAGMRREGWRAHLEANHRQAEGYDRSPEDIFSTGSSYNETQAGLGGAADLGERWELGARGSYLVRRQERVDAGASRAVFDRLNAYEDGLGTIWAERQGEGRLRTTATFQVFRNQFFYDQRHSDALDRYEDSRETQAIVESVYERSLSDTNILTVGVEGALHRFDSERLRDGGGERDRLALFAQDEWFLGDAQQLVLMPGIRLDLDSQYGFHPSPALSARYQVFEKLNVLGSAAMAYRAPSFQELLLDFENPAVGYVIEGNPELEPETSRSFQLGALWSPLEQVDVEVNLFWNELDNLIGTSTTESGGAGQALVFSYTNIASARTRGVESMLRVRPGKGVRLELGYTLTDTLDRELDRPLEGRAPHRLSLTLGADRLPLGLKANLRAGLTSPRPYFFNGTTELAEPDSAPASALVDAHLWRDFGEHISVSLRGTNLLNQGDARFLPIAPRALFAAIRARY from the coding sequence ATGACACCTATCGCGACATTTCGACGTACCCTTTCAACGCCCCGCTTCCTTCTGCGAGCGCTGACGTTCAGCCTGGCCTTGAGCCCGGGCTATGCACTGGCCCAGTCGGCCCCCTTGCCCGCTGACACCCCGGAGGCAGGCGCGGAAGCGACCGAGGAGGAACGCGACGACGAGCGCATAGAAGCCGGCGATGCCCCCCCTTCCAACGCCGACGCCGGCCTCACAGCTCCCCCTTCTGATGCGGCCGCCCCCGAGCGCCAGACGCGTCGGGCCCGCGGCCAGGTCGTGGTTACCGGAAGCCGGCGCGCCCGGCGCGTGGAAGACAGCCCGGTGCCGGTCACGGTGATCGACCGCGAGGCGATTGAGGCCTCCGGCGCCCGGAACGTCTCCGAGATTCTGGCCGCCCAGGCCGGCGTGGAGCTCGTGCCTTCGGTGGGCGGCACCGGCGTGCGCCTGCAGGGCATGGACTCCGATTATGTGCTGATTCTGATCGACGGGCAGCGCGTGGCTGGCCGCGTCAACGGTGTCGTCGACCTGGATCGCTACAACGCCCGCAACATCGAGCAGGTCGAAGTGTTGCGGGGCCCGGGCTCCGCCCTCTACGGCGCCGACGCGATGGCCGGGGTCATCCACATCATCACCCGTAAAAGCGAAGAACCCTATGAGGCCGAGGCCACCCTGGGCTACGGCCAGCGCAACCAGATCGAGGCCGGCGGCCGCGCCGGGATGCGCCGCGAGGGCTGGCGCGCCCACCTGGAGGCGAACCACCGCCAGGCCGAGGGCTACGATCGCTCGCCAGAAGACATCTTCTCGACCGGAAGCTCTTATAACGAGACGCAGGCCGGGCTGGGCGGGGCGGCGGATCTTGGCGAGCGCTGGGAGCTGGGCGCGCGCGGATCCTATCTGGTGCGCCGCCAGGAGCGGGTCGACGCCGGTGCCTCACGCGCGGTCTTCGACCGCCTCAACGCCTATGAAGACGGGCTGGGCACCATCTGGGCGGAGCGCCAGGGCGAGGGCCGACTGCGCACCACGGCCACGTTTCAGGTCTTCCGCAACCAGTTTTTTTACGACCAGCGCCACTCCGACGCCCTCGATCGCTACGAAGACAGCCGCGAGACCCAGGCCATCGTCGAGAGCGTCTACGAGCGCTCTTTGAGCGACACCAACATCCTGACGGTGGGCGTCGAAGGGGCATTGCACCGTTTTGACTCCGAGCGACTTCGCGACGGCGGAGGTGAGCGCGATCGTCTGGCGCTTTTTGCCCAGGATGAGTGGTTTCTGGGCGATGCGCAGCAGCTGGTTTTGATGCCCGGCATTCGCCTCGATCTGGACTCCCAGTACGGCTTTCATCCCAGCCCCGCCCTCTCGGCCCGCTATCAGGTCTTCGAAAAACTCAACGTGCTGGGGAGCGCGGCGATGGCCTACCGCGCGCCGAGCTTTCAGGAGCTTTTGCTCGACTTTGAGAACCCGGCGGTGGGCTACGTGATTGAGGGCAACCCGGAGCTGGAGCCGGAGACCTCGCGCTCCTTTCAGCTCGGCGCGCTCTGGAGCCCGCTTGAGCAGGTCGACGTCGAGGTGAACCTCTTCTGGAACGAGCTCGACAACCTCATCGGCACCTCCACCACCGAGAGCGGGGGGGCGGGCCAGGCGTTGGTGTTCAGCTACACGAATATCGCCAGCGCCCGCACCCGCGGGGTCGAGTCGATGCTGCGCGTGCGCCCCGGCAAGGGGGTGCGCCTGGAGCTGGGCTACACGCTGACCGACACCCTGGACCGCGAGCTCGACCGCCCTCTGGAGGGCCGCGCCCCTCATCGGCTCAGCTTAACCCTCGGGGCAGACCGCCTGCCCCTGGGACTCAAAGCCAACCTGCGTGCCGGGCTCACAAGCCCTCGCCCCTACTTTTTCAACGGCACCACCGAGCTTGCCGAGCCCGATAGCGCACCGGCCTCCGCGCTCGTCGACGCGCACCTCTGGCGGGACTTCGGCGAACACATCTCGGTGTCTTTGCGCGGCACCAACCTCTTGAATCAGGGCGACGCGCGCTTTTTGCCCATCGCCCCCCGGGCGCTCTTTGCCGCGATCCGCGCGCGCTACTGA
- a CDS encoding heme/hemin ABC transporter substrate-binding protein produces the protein MSNDAATTDMNSSMARRARRADSLLATLAMILVVACAASQLACDSGAAESSAEPTSQASTAAHDGQRAEAEEAAAAENAVEAERLVVLGGPIAEIAFALGAGDQVVAADKSAEYPPEAAAVATLDYYRKTSVEAVLSNRPGRVLASEGVGPAEVVDQLQAAGVEVTVFEEPHNIAQARERILKVGEALGRSEEARGLVAEFDATLENAEASAARVDGEPRAIFVYARGPGTLLIGGRGTSAATAIELAGANLVSGVEDFRPMSAEGLIATRPDVIVMTEKGLKSLGGVDRVWELPGMSQTPAAGFRQVVVVDDLKLLGFGPRFGEAVSELSAGFANLERAEN, from the coding sequence ATGAGCAATGACGCGGCAACCACCGATATGAACTCCTCCATGGCGAGGCGTGCTCGGCGCGCCGACAGCCTTCTTGCAACGCTGGCGATGATCCTGGTGGTGGCGTGCGCCGCCTCCCAGCTGGCCTGCGACTCCGGCGCTGCCGAGAGCAGCGCCGAGCCCACCTCCCAGGCCAGCACCGCCGCACACGATGGCCAGCGCGCCGAAGCCGAAGAGGCCGCCGCGGCAGAAAACGCGGTCGAAGCCGAGCGCCTGGTCGTGCTCGGCGGTCCCATCGCCGAGATCGCCTTTGCGCTGGGCGCCGGCGATCAGGTCGTCGCCGCCGACAAGTCCGCCGAATACCCGCCGGAGGCCGCCGCGGTCGCCACGCTCGACTACTACCGAAAGACGTCTGTGGAGGCCGTGCTCTCCAACCGTCCCGGGCGCGTGCTGGCCTCGGAGGGCGTGGGCCCGGCCGAGGTGGTCGACCAGCTTCAAGCGGCCGGCGTCGAGGTCACGGTGTTCGAGGAGCCCCATAACATCGCCCAGGCTCGCGAACGCATCCTCAAGGTCGGCGAGGCGCTCGGACGTAGCGAAGAGGCCCGGGGGCTGGTGGCCGAGTTCGACGCGACGCTGGAGAACGCGGAAGCCTCCGCCGCCCGGGTCGACGGGGAGCCGCGCGCGATTTTTGTCTACGCCCGCGGCCCGGGCACCCTGCTCATCGGCGGCCGTGGCACCAGCGCCGCCACCGCCATTGAGCTGGCCGGCGCGAACCTTGTCTCCGGGGTCGAGGACTTTCGCCCGATGAGCGCCGAGGGGCTGATCGCCACTCGCCCCGACGTGATCGTCATGACCGAGAAGGGGCTCAAGAGCCTGGGGGGCGTCGACAGGGTCTGGGAGCTGCCGGGCATGAGCCAGACTCCGGCGGCGGGTTTCCGGCAGGTGGTCGTGGTCGACGATCTCAAACTGCTGGGCTTCGGCCCTCGCTTCGGGGAGGCGGTCAGCGAGCTCAGCGCGGGATTCGCAAACCTTGAGCGGGCGGAGAACTAA
- a CDS encoding lactate 2-monooxygenase gives MSKPQKPTSPSPSQPGIGRERQTEIYVRGVSGQPPAVPVDIARQEERAREAMSPEAFGYVAGGAGMERTMAANRQGFEKWAIVPRMLRDVSVRDTSVEIFGTRYPSPYMLAPIGVLEMAHPEADLAVARAARRESVPMIFSNQASVPMEDCARELGETPRFFQLYWSVSNDLVKSLVQRAEKAGCEAIVVTLDTTLLGWRTRDLDLAYLPFLRGKGIAQYTSDPVFRRLLKEDELDQEVGPERKVNLATIRVLMELAGNYPDGFFKSLTSGEALAAVRKFTGIYSRPSLTWEDLSFLRECTDLPIVLKGITAVEDARLAKEHGMDGIVVSNHGGRQVDGALSSIEALPAIAEAVGEDVTIFFDSGIRTGADVFKALALGADAVLLGRPYVYGLAAGGEEGVVEVLRNFKADFDLTMGLAGCRSVAEVKASRLHAR, from the coding sequence ATGTCGAAGCCTCAGAAACCGACGTCCCCCTCCCCCTCGCAGCCCGGTATCGGCCGTGAGCGTCAGACCGAGATCTATGTGCGCGGGGTCAGCGGGCAGCCGCCGGCAGTGCCGGTGGATATCGCTCGCCAGGAGGAGCGCGCGCGCGAGGCGATGAGCCCGGAGGCCTTTGGTTACGTGGCCGGCGGCGCGGGGATGGAGCGCACGATGGCCGCCAACCGTCAGGGCTTTGAGAAGTGGGCGATCGTGCCGCGGATGTTGCGCGATGTCTCGGTGCGCGACACGTCGGTGGAGATCTTCGGTACGCGCTACCCCTCGCCCTACATGCTGGCGCCTATCGGCGTGCTGGAGATGGCGCATCCGGAAGCGGATCTGGCTGTGGCGCGCGCGGCGCGGCGCGAGAGTGTCCCGATGATCTTCAGCAATCAGGCCTCGGTGCCTATGGAGGATTGCGCCCGGGAGTTGGGTGAGACGCCGCGCTTCTTTCAACTCTACTGGAGCGTCTCCAACGATCTGGTCAAAAGCCTCGTGCAGCGCGCGGAGAAGGCCGGTTGTGAAGCGATTGTCGTCACGCTGGACACGACCTTATTGGGTTGGCGCACCCGGGATCTGGACCTGGCGTACCTGCCCTTTTTGAGGGGCAAGGGGATCGCGCAGTACACCTCCGATCCGGTCTTTCGTCGCCTGCTCAAAGAGGATGAGCTCGACCAGGAGGTGGGGCCGGAGCGCAAGGTCAATCTGGCCACGATCCGCGTGCTCATGGAGCTCGCCGGGAATTATCCCGACGGGTTTTTCAAGAGCCTGACCAGCGGGGAGGCGCTGGCAGCCGTGCGCAAATTCACCGGCATCTACTCTCGTCCTTCGCTGACCTGGGAGGATTTGAGCTTTTTGCGCGAGTGCACCGATCTGCCGATTGTGCTCAAGGGAATCACAGCTGTGGAGGACGCCCGGCTGGCCAAAGAGCACGGCATGGATGGCATTGTGGTGTCGAACCACGGGGGCCGTCAGGTCGACGGGGCGCTCAGCTCGATTGAGGCCCTTCCGGCGATCGCGGAGGCGGTGGGTGAGGATGTGACGATCTTCTTCGACAGCGGGATTCGCACCGGCGCCGACGTCTTTAAGGCGCTGGCGCTGGGCGCTGACGCGGTGCTCCTGGGCCGGCCCTATGTCTACGGGCTGGCCGCCGGCGGTGAGGAGGGAGTGGTGGAGGTGCTGCGTAACTTCAAAGCTGACTTTGATCTGACGATGGGGCTGGCCGGGTGTCGCTCGGTCGCCGAGGTCAAGGCCAGCCGGCTGCATGCGCGCTGA
- a CDS encoding FecCD family ABC transporter permease has protein sequence MSAAISHSPEVGTAPGARASERARRRRASLVGLGGVLALVGLLSLGAGAVAIAPGEVWAALMALLFKSGQADAMHLAVVGTIRAPRVLFGALVGATLGVSGAALQGIFRNPLADPGLIGVSSGASLGVACAMMFGGSLSGMAAGWLAGAMVPAAGFVGGLIATSIVYRLATRGGRTDVATMLLAGIAINAFCGAGLGLLIYASSDTELRDFTLWTLGSLTTASWKTLMLATPVALLAIGLLLSQQRQLNAMLLGESEAFHLGIDADRVKKRVVALSALAVGASVGFAGMIGFVGLVVPHLLRLAGGADHRLVLPGSALLGAALLVGADALARTVAAPAELPIGVITSLIGAPFFLWLLTRQLKGGR, from the coding sequence ATGAGCGCGGCGATCTCTCATAGCCCCGAGGTGGGCACGGCGCCCGGCGCGCGTGCCTCCGAGCGGGCGCGGCGCCGCAGGGCTTCGCTGGTCGGCCTGGGCGGAGTGCTGGCGCTGGTGGGACTTCTCAGCCTGGGCGCCGGCGCCGTCGCCATCGCTCCGGGGGAGGTATGGGCGGCGCTGATGGCGCTCCTCTTCAAGAGCGGCCAGGCCGACGCGATGCACCTGGCGGTGGTGGGCACGATCCGCGCCCCGCGCGTGCTTTTTGGCGCGCTGGTCGGTGCGACCCTGGGAGTGAGCGGCGCGGCGTTGCAGGGGATCTTTCGCAATCCCCTGGCCGACCCGGGGCTTATCGGCGTCTCCAGCGGCGCCTCATTGGGGGTGGCCTGCGCGATGATGTTCGGCGGCTCTCTCTCGGGGATGGCGGCCGGCTGGCTGGCCGGCGCGATGGTCCCGGCCGCAGGTTTCGTGGGCGGCCTCATCGCCACCTCCATCGTATATCGCCTGGCCACCCGTGGCGGCCGCACCGACGTGGCCACCATGCTCCTGGCGGGCATCGCCATCAACGCGTTCTGCGGCGCCGGGCTGGGACTTCTGATCTACGCGTCGAGCGACACCGAGCTTCGCGACTTCACCCTGTGGACCCTGGGGAGCCTGACCACCGCGAGCTGGAAGACTTTGATGCTGGCCACCCCGGTGGCGCTCCTCGCCATCGGGCTTCTGCTCTCGCAGCAGCGCCAGCTCAACGCCATGCTCCTTGGCGAGTCGGAGGCCTTTCATCTGGGCATCGACGCCGACCGCGTCAAAAAGCGCGTGGTGGCGCTGAGCGCGCTGGCCGTCGGTGCGAGCGTGGGCTTTGCGGGCATGATCGGCTTTGTGGGCCTGGTGGTCCCGCATCTTTTGAGGCTTGCCGGTGGGGCCGATCATCGCCTGGTGCTCCCGGGCTCGGCCCTGCTCGGCGCGGCCCTCCTGGTGGGGGCCGACGCGCTGGCCCGCACGGTGGCCGCTCCGGCCGAGCTTCCCATCGGGGTGATCACCTCGCTTATCGGCGCGCCCTTCTTTCTGTGGCTTCTGACCCGCCAGCTCAAAGGAGGGCGCTGA